The Collimonas fungivorans Ter331 genome has a segment encoding these proteins:
- a CDS encoding SIMPL domain-containing protein (The SIMPL domain is named for its presence in mouse protein SIMPL (signalling molecule that associates with mouse pelle-like kinase). Bacterial member BP26, from Brucella, was shown to assemble into a channel-like structure, while YggE from E. coli has been associated with resistance to oxidative stress.) codes for MSRSRKLMLSSLLAATGFAAHAQAPTSGTLVVVPAYGEVKHANDQVKITFNVEEQDKDKAAAASRVNLKMKQGTDILKRQDPQAILQTRGYYTYPVYPEDQPQPRGNANKPRQPTGWRVGQYLDATTTNLNNLPKTVAAVQSILGLNGLYFGLSDATSKKLDDQRIAATYQNLTERISSIARAMGRNVSDAVLDTVDFEGSGNYAQEAAAPKAMMMRAASMNDSAQVEEPSFEPGETTLNMRLVAKYRFK; via the coding sequence ATGTCGCGATCACGCAAATTGATGTTGTCGTCACTGCTGGCTGCCACCGGTTTCGCCGCGCACGCCCAGGCGCCGACCAGCGGTACCCTGGTAGTAGTGCCGGCCTATGGCGAAGTCAAGCATGCCAACGATCAGGTAAAGATCACGTTCAATGTTGAAGAGCAGGACAAGGACAAGGCGGCGGCTGCTTCCCGCGTCAACCTGAAGATGAAGCAGGGCACCGATATCCTCAAGCGCCAGGATCCGCAAGCGATCTTGCAGACGCGCGGCTATTACACCTACCCGGTTTATCCGGAAGACCAGCCGCAGCCGCGCGGCAATGCCAATAAGCCGCGCCAGCCGACCGGCTGGCGCGTCGGCCAGTACCTGGACGCCACCACGACCAACCTGAACAACCTGCCGAAAACGGTAGCCGCGGTGCAAAGCATCCTCGGCCTCAACGGCCTGTATTTCGGCCTGAGCGACGCCACCAGCAAGAAACTGGATGACCAGCGCATCGCCGCCACCTACCAGAACCTGACCGAGCGCATTTCTTCGATCGCCCGCGCAATGGGCCGCAATGTATCGGATGCCGTGCTCGATACGGTGGATTTCGAAGGCTCCGGCAACTATGCCCAGGAAGCGGCGGCGCCGAAAGCGATGATGATGCGCGCAGCATCCATGAACGACTCGGCCCAGGTGGAAGAACCTAGTTTCGAACCGGGTGAAACTACCTTGAACATGCGCCTGGTTGCCAAGTACCGTTTCAAATGA
- a CDS encoding phosphatidylserine decarboxylase: MQLNNYPHPIIAREGWPFLGIAFAVALLITFFSPAWSLPFWIIALFVLQFFRDPARVIPQNPAAVLSPADGRIVVVEKTMDPYANREALKISVFMNVFNVHSNRAPVDGKIEKVEYFPGKFVNADLDKASIENERNALVITAANGQTVTCVQVAGLIARRILCYVKVADVLARGQRYGFIRFGSRVDVYLPLTATPKVAVGDKVSATETILAEF, encoded by the coding sequence GTGCAGTTGAATAATTACCCCCATCCTATTATTGCCCGCGAGGGTTGGCCGTTTTTGGGCATCGCCTTTGCGGTCGCGCTGCTGATCACGTTTTTCTCTCCCGCATGGTCGCTGCCATTCTGGATTATTGCTTTGTTCGTATTGCAGTTTTTCCGCGATCCGGCGCGCGTGATTCCGCAGAATCCCGCCGCGGTGCTGTCGCCGGCCGATGGCCGCATCGTCGTGGTGGAAAAAACCATGGACCCTTACGCCAATCGCGAAGCCTTGAAGATCAGCGTCTTCATGAACGTATTCAACGTCCATTCGAATCGCGCGCCGGTCGACGGCAAGATTGAGAAGGTAGAGTATTTCCCGGGCAAGTTCGTCAACGCCGACCTCGACAAGGCGTCGATCGAAAACGAGCGCAACGCTCTGGTCATCACCGCCGCCAACGGCCAGACCGTGACTTGCGTGCAGGTCGCCGGCCTGATTGCGCGCCGCATCCTTTGCTACGTCAAGGTGGCCGACGTGCTGGCGCGCGGCCAGCGCTACGGTTTCATCCGCTTCGGTTCGCGGGTCGACGTCTACCTGCCGCTGACAGCGACGCCCAAGGTTGCCGTGGGCGACAAGGTATCCGCCACCGAGACTATCCTGGCCGAGTTTTAA
- the pssA gene encoding CDP-diacylglycerol--serine O-phosphatidyltransferase, whose product MATFKRRKAKNNIAQFPKALRPNKNAERSEYLDQDTGDHPPVRRRRGIYLLPNAFTTAALFCGFYAIVMAMNLRFDQASIAIFVAMVLDSLDGRVARLTNTQSEFGAQYDSLSDMVSFGAAPALVVYEWSLRGMGKLGWLAAFVYCAGGALRLARFNTNIAVVDKRYFQGLPSPAAAALVAGFVWLMDDLGFRGASLSWAAWAITLYAGLTMVSNVPFYSFKDINLRKPMPFIAAFLVVLALVAIFSDPSKVLFGLFVLYGLSGFGVYFWRWFKGKPVSIVQTELEHDDKD is encoded by the coding sequence ATGGCCACATTCAAGCGCCGTAAAGCGAAGAACAATATCGCGCAGTTCCCCAAGGCGCTGCGCCCGAACAAGAACGCAGAACGCAGCGAATACCTGGACCAGGATACGGGAGACCATCCCCCGGTCCGGCGCCGGCGCGGCATCTACCTGCTGCCGAACGCCTTCACCACGGCAGCGCTGTTCTGCGGTTTTTATGCGATCGTGATGGCGATGAACCTGCGCTTCGACCAGGCTTCGATCGCCATCTTCGTGGCGATGGTGCTGGACAGCCTGGACGGCCGCGTGGCGCGCCTGACCAATACCCAGAGCGAATTCGGCGCGCAATACGACAGCCTGTCCGACATGGTGTCGTTCGGCGCCGCGCCGGCGCTGGTAGTGTACGAGTGGTCCTTGCGCGGCATGGGCAAGCTGGGCTGGCTGGCGGCATTCGTCTATTGTGCCGGCGGCGCTTTGCGCCTGGCGCGCTTCAACACCAATATCGCGGTGGTCGACAAACGCTATTTCCAGGGTTTGCCCAGCCCCGCAGCAGCGGCCCTGGTGGCCGGTTTTGTCTGGCTGATGGACGATCTCGGCTTCCGCGGCGCATCGTTGAGCTGGGCAGCGTGGGCGATCACCCTATACGCCGGCCTGACCATGGTCAGCAATGTTCCGTTTTATAGTTTTAAAGACATCAACCTGCGCAAGCCGATGCCGTTCATCGCCGCGTTCCTGGTGGTGCTGGCGCTGGTGGCGATTTTCAGCGATCCGTCGAAGGTGCTGTTCGGCCTGTTCGTGCTGTACGGCCTGTCCGGTTTCGGCGTCTATTTCTGGCGCTGGTTCAAGGGCAAGCCGGTCAGCATCGTGCAGACGGAACTAGAGCACGACGATAAGGACTAA
- the lysM gene encoding peptidoglycan-binding protein LysM, with protein MGLLSFIKDAGEKLLGKKPEEVAPPDVPALEQQAADAIKTYVGTQGIDTSGLTIAFDAPSKTVTASGEAADQQTREKIILCCGNVKDVESVNDNLTVAAAADESQWYDVVTGDNLSKISKQFYGDPNKYPQIFEANKPMLKSPDLIYPGQKLRIPPLA; from the coding sequence ATGGGTTTACTTTCTTTTATTAAGGACGCTGGTGAAAAGCTTCTGGGGAAAAAGCCAGAGGAAGTTGCTCCTCCTGATGTCCCGGCGCTGGAGCAACAAGCAGCAGATGCGATCAAAACCTACGTGGGAACGCAAGGCATCGACACCAGTGGTTTGACGATTGCCTTCGATGCCCCTTCTAAAACGGTGACTGCCAGCGGTGAAGCCGCTGATCAGCAGACCCGCGAAAAAATCATTTTGTGCTGTGGCAATGTCAAAGACGTTGAAAGTGTGAATGATAATTTGACCGTTGCCGCGGCTGCAGATGAGTCCCAGTGGTATGACGTGGTCACAGGTGACAACCTGTCGAAGATCTCCAAGCAATTCTATGGCGATCCAAACAAGTATCCGCAAATTTTTGAAGCCAACAAGCCGATGCTGAAAAGCCCTGACCTGATTTATCCAGGCCAGAAGCTGCGTATTCCGCCACTTGCCTGA
- a CDS encoding 2-isopropylmalate synthase, with protein MAANSPEKLIIFDTTLRDGEQSPGASMTKDEKIRIAKQLERMKVDVIEAGFAAASPGDFEAIKAIAGIIKDSTVCSLSRANDKDIARAAEALQPAERKRIHTFLATSPLHMEKKLRMTPDQVFEQAKLAVRYARKFTDDVEFSPEDGSRSDMDFLCRVLEAVIAEGATTINFADTVGYGVPELYGHMLKTLRERIPNSDKAIWSVHCHNDLGMAVANSLAGVMIGGARQVECTINGLGERAGNTALEEIVMAVRTRRDYFNLDIGIDTTQIVPASKLVSQITGFAVQPNKSVVGANAFAHASGIHQDGVLKARDTYEIMRAEDVGWSANKIVLGKLSGRNAFKQRLEELGIALESETEVNAAFARFKELADRKSEIFDEDIIALVSDEQQSHDKEFYRFVSLSQHSETGEKPSAKVVFSIDDKESSCEGEGNGPVDAIVNAIETKVASGAELLLFSVNAITTGTQSQGEVTMRLSKAGRIVNGVGADLDIVVASAKAYLSALNKLHSKSEKLNPQL; from the coding sequence ATGGCAGCCAACTCGCCCGAAAAACTGATCATATTCGACACCACCTTGCGCGACGGCGAACAGTCGCCTGGCGCATCGATGACCAAGGATGAAAAAATCCGCATCGCCAAGCAGCTGGAGCGGATGAAAGTCGATGTGATCGAAGCCGGGTTTGCGGCTGCTTCGCCTGGCGATTTCGAGGCGATCAAGGCGATCGCCGGCATCATCAAGGACTCTACCGTCTGTTCCCTGTCGCGCGCCAACGACAAGGACATTGCACGCGCCGCCGAAGCGCTGCAGCCGGCCGAACGCAAGCGTATCCATACCTTCCTGGCGACCTCGCCGCTGCACATGGAAAAGAAGCTGCGCATGACGCCGGACCAGGTGTTCGAACAAGCCAAGCTGGCGGTGCGCTACGCCCGCAAATTCACCGACGATGTCGAGTTCAGTCCGGAAGACGGCAGCCGCTCCGACATGGATTTCCTGTGCCGGGTGCTGGAAGCGGTGATCGCCGAAGGCGCGACCACCATCAACTTCGCCGACACGGTCGGCTACGGCGTGCCGGAACTGTACGGCCACATGCTGAAGACCTTGCGCGAACGGATTCCGAATTCCGACAAGGCGATCTGGTCGGTGCACTGCCATAACGACCTCGGCATGGCGGTCGCCAATTCGCTGGCCGGCGTCATGATCGGCGGCGCGCGCCAGGTCGAGTGCACCATCAACGGCCTGGGCGAGCGGGCCGGCAACACGGCGCTGGAAGAGATCGTCATGGCGGTGCGGACCAGGCGCGATTACTTCAACCTGGATATCGGCATCGATACTACGCAAATCGTGCCGGCGTCCAAGCTGGTGTCGCAAATCACCGGATTTGCAGTGCAGCCGAACAAGTCGGTAGTGGGCGCGAATGCGTTTGCGCACGCCTCGGGGATCCACCAGGACGGCGTGCTGAAGGCGCGCGATACCTATGAAATCATGCGCGCCGAAGATGTCGGCTGGAGCGCCAACAAGATCGTGCTGGGCAAGCTGTCGGGACGCAATGCGTTCAAACAGCGGCTGGAAGAACTGGGCATCGCGCTCGAATCGGAAACGGAAGTGAACGCGGCTTTTGCGCGCTTCAAGGAGCTGGCGGACCGCAAGTCGGAGATTTTTGACGAAGACATCATTGCCCTGGTTTCGGATGAGCAGCAGTCGCACGACAAGGAGTTCTATCGTTTCGTGTCGTTGTCGCAGCATTCGGAAACTGGTGAAAAACCCAGCGCCAAGGTGGTGTTTTCGATCGATGACAAGGAATCCAGTTGCGAGGGCGAAGGTAACGGGCCGGTGGATGCTATCGTCAACGCCATCGAAACCAAGGTGGCCAGCGGCGCCGAGCTGCTGCTGTTCTCGGTCAACGCGATCACCACCGGCACCCAGTCGCAGGGCGAAGTTACCATGCGCCTGTCCAAGGCAGGCCGCATCGTCAACGGCGTAGGCGCCGACCTGGATATCGTGGTGGCCTCGGCCAAGGCTTACCTGTCAGCGCTCAACAAACTGCACTCCAAGTCTGAAAAACTGAACCCGCAACTGTAG
- a CDS encoding gamma-glutamylcyclotransferase, with the protein MSITREDLEQDRLRTILDNTPIASALLSEAALEASWRAALASLPDPNGDVWLFGYGSLIWNPMVEYSERVPAMLYGYHRGFYLYSRINRGTWDNPGLVLGLDRGGSCQGIAFRIPAISIETELKMLWRREMMTGAYLPRWLPMQLKGKNGPRVKALAFVMNRQHESYTGRLPDLKVVSHLRDACGLYGPARDYLRHTLEGLLKEGFRDPYLARLWAQLESD; encoded by the coding sequence ATGAGCATCACCCGTGAAGATCTTGAACAGGACCGCCTGCGGACTATCCTGGATAACACCCCGATTGCCTCTGCCCTGCTGTCCGAAGCAGCGCTGGAGGCTTCCTGGCGCGCCGCGCTGGCTTCGCTGCCGGATCCCAACGGCGATGTCTGGCTGTTCGGCTACGGTTCGCTGATCTGGAACCCGATGGTGGAATACAGCGAGCGCGTGCCGGCCATGCTGTATGGCTACCACCGCGGCTTTTACCTGTATTCGCGCATCAACCGCGGCACCTGGGACAACCCCGGCCTGGTGCTGGGACTGGATCGCGGCGGCTCTTGCCAGGGCATCGCCTTCCGCATTCCCGCCATCAGCATCGAAACCGAACTGAAAATGCTGTGGCGCCGCGAAATGATGACCGGCGCTTACCTGCCGCGCTGGCTGCCGATGCAGCTCAAGGGCAAGAACGGTCCGCGCGTCAAGGCGCTGGCGTTCGTCATGAACCGCCAGCACGAAAGCTACACCGGCCGCCTGCCGGACCTGAAAGTGGTTTCTCACCTGCGCGACGCTTGCGGACTCTATGGGCCGGCGAGGGATTATTTGCGGCATACCCTGGAAGGGCTGCTGAAAGAAGGATTCCGCGACCCGTATCTGGCGCGGCTGTGGGCGCAGCTGGAATCTGATTAG
- a CDS encoding sugar kinase: MTTDILAYGEAMVEFNQRQHDARMYLQGFGGDTSNFCIAAARQGARSGYISALGNDHFGQKLRELWLAEQVDASHVASDAQAATGVYFVSHDQNGHHFDYLRAGSAASRYASAQLPLAAIAAAKVLHLSGISLAISASACDAGLAAMAHARKHGVRTSLDTNLRLKLWPLERAQEKMREAFALCDICLPSWDDISALTGLDDRDAIVDTLLSYGIGLVAFKLGAEGCYVATAGERRLVPAYGVEAVDATGAGDCFGGAFIARLTAGDDPFRAARYANVCAALSTTGYGAVAPIPRAAQVEEILGSS; this comes from the coding sequence ATGACTACAGATATCCTGGCCTATGGCGAAGCTATGGTGGAGTTCAACCAGCGGCAGCATGATGCCCGCATGTACCTGCAGGGTTTCGGCGGCGACACGTCGAATTTCTGCATCGCCGCCGCCCGCCAGGGCGCGCGCAGCGGTTACATCAGCGCGCTCGGCAACGATCATTTCGGGCAGAAGCTGCGCGAGCTGTGGCTGGCCGAACAGGTCGACGCAAGCCACGTCGCCAGCGATGCGCAGGCCGCCACCGGCGTGTATTTTGTATCGCACGACCAGAACGGCCATCACTTCGACTACTTGCGCGCCGGCTCCGCCGCCAGCCGCTATGCCAGCGCGCAGCTGCCGCTGGCGGCGATCGCTGCGGCCAAGGTGCTGCACTTGTCAGGCATCAGCCTGGCGATCAGCGCATCGGCCTGCGATGCCGGACTGGCGGCGATGGCGCATGCGCGCAAGCACGGCGTACGCACCTCGCTCGACACCAACCTGCGGCTGAAACTGTGGCCGCTGGAACGGGCCCAAGAAAAAATGCGCGAAGCGTTTGCGCTGTGCGACATCTGCCTGCCCAGCTGGGACGATATCAGCGCCCTCACCGGCCTTGACGACCGCGACGCGATTGTCGATACCTTGCTGTCTTACGGCATCGGCCTGGTCGCCTTCAAGCTTGGCGCCGAGGGCTGTTATGTCGCGACCGCCGGTGAACGCCGGCTGGTGCCGGCTTATGGCGTGGAAGCCGTCGATGCGACCGGCGCCGGCGATTGTTTTGGCGGCGCTTTCATTGCCCGCCTGACCGCCGGCGACGACCCATTTCGCGCCGCCCGCTACGCCAATGTCTGCGCCGCCTTGTCGACCACCGGTTACGGCGCCGTGGCGCCGATTCCGCGCGCGGCGCAGGTAGAAGAGATACTGGGATCAAGCTAG
- a CDS encoding amino acid deaminase produces MTNVINYHSDYQNPLIDPLNKGLGAFQQALPAAEVKAHNWNLLREDLSLPTAVLYEERMTHNLQWMQQFVTEYGVKLAPHGKTTMAPKLFARQLAGGAWGITLATAHQTRVARQHGVQRVIMANQLVGKQNMAIISDLLADPSFAFCCLVDSADGVDQLGAFFQARKQQLHVLLELGPDGGRTGIRNPQQQEAVLAALARWPESLVLAGVEVYEGVLKEEADIRGFLQHAVACAKQLAKDGRFAARTAGSAAQPVILTGAGSAWYDVVAEEFAKTDIGLPLDVVLRPGCYLTHDVGIYRAAQAQIQTRNPIARKMRTELLPALQLWAYVQSIPETGKAIIALGKRDAAFDAGLPLPAAHYRPGSPAPTATPAHWQLTGMMDQHAYLQITEGDNIKVGDMIGFDISHPCLTFDKWRQIAVLDPRHQVVDVIQTFF; encoded by the coding sequence ATGACAAATGTTATTAACTATCACAGCGATTACCAGAACCCGCTGATCGATCCCTTGAACAAGGGCTTGGGTGCATTCCAGCAAGCGCTGCCAGCCGCCGAAGTCAAGGCGCACAACTGGAACCTGCTGCGTGAAGACCTGAGCTTGCCTACCGCCGTGCTGTACGAAGAGCGCATGACGCACAACCTGCAGTGGATGCAGCAGTTCGTCACGGAATACGGCGTCAAGCTGGCCCCGCACGGCAAAACCACGATGGCGCCGAAACTGTTTGCGCGCCAGCTGGCCGGCGGCGCATGGGGCATTACCCTGGCTACCGCCCACCAGACCCGGGTCGCCCGCCAGCACGGCGTGCAGCGCGTGATCATGGCCAACCAGCTGGTCGGCAAACAGAACATGGCGATCATTTCCGATCTGCTGGCTGACCCCTCCTTTGCATTCTGCTGCCTGGTCGACTCGGCCGACGGCGTCGACCAGCTGGGCGCATTCTTCCAGGCGCGCAAGCAACAGCTCCATGTGCTGCTGGAACTGGGCCCTGACGGCGGCCGCACCGGCATCCGCAATCCGCAGCAGCAAGAGGCGGTGCTGGCAGCGCTGGCGCGCTGGCCCGAAAGCCTGGTGCTGGCCGGCGTCGAAGTGTACGAAGGCGTGCTGAAGGAAGAAGCCGATATCCGCGGTTTCCTGCAGCATGCAGTCGCCTGCGCCAAACAGCTGGCCAAGGATGGCCGTTTTGCCGCGCGCACAGCAGGTAGCGCAGCACAGCCGGTGATACTGACCGGCGCCGGTTCGGCCTGGTATGACGTGGTCGCCGAAGAATTCGCCAAGACCGACATCGGCCTGCCGCTGGACGTGGTGCTGCGTCCGGGCTGCTACCTGACCCATGACGTCGGCATTTATCGCGCCGCGCAGGCGCAGATCCAGACCCGCAATCCGATCGCCCGCAAGATGCGCACCGAGCTGCTGCCGGCCCTGCAGTTATGGGCTTATGTACAGTCGATTCCGGAAACCGGCAAAGCCATCATCGCGCTCGGCAAGCGCGACGCCGCGTTCGACGCCGGCCTGCCCTTGCCCGCAGCGCATTATCGCCCAGGCAGCCCGGCTCCCACGGCCACGCCGGCGCACTGGCAGCTGACCGGCATGATGGACCAGCATGCGTATCTTCAGATCACCGAAGGCGACAATATCAAGGTCGGCGACATGATCGGCTTCGACATTTCCCATCCTTGCCTGACCTTCGACAAGTGGCGCCAGATTGCGGTGCTCGATCCCCGGCACCAGGTGGTCGATGTGATCCAGACCTTCTTTTAA
- a CDS encoding MurR/RpiR family transcriptional regulator, with translation MTQLFDIVSRIAERSSQLRLAEQKVAQAILSDLPFAASASIQTLARQAGVSEASVTRFAKAIGCRDVRELKMRLAQAAAIGQRFLRTENSVAENQFPQIVDIVYADIHKSLEVNRSLLSQDNLLQAARALLQARMIYAFGMGGGSTMLSDEARYRLVRLGRPVATYHDAMLQKMVAATLDKDDVILALSTTGNVPELNASCAIAKEYGVRLVAITALGSPLAAMADVLLPLKSLETDFIFKPSSSRYAMMMALDVLMTELALLQKDHSQELLRRLKFTLDTHRGGGNREPLGD, from the coding sequence ATGACACAATTATTCGATATTGTCTCGCGCATCGCCGAACGCAGCAGCCAGCTGCGCCTGGCTGAGCAAAAAGTGGCGCAGGCAATCCTGAGCGACCTGCCGTTTGCGGCCAGCGCCAGCATCCAGACCCTGGCCAGGCAGGCCGGCGTCAGCGAAGCCAGCGTTACGCGCTTTGCCAAAGCCATCGGCTGCCGCGACGTGCGCGAACTGAAGATGCGCCTGGCCCAGGCCGCGGCAATCGGTCAGCGGTTTTTGCGGACCGAGAATTCTGTTGCTGAAAATCAATTTCCACAAATCGTCGATATCGTCTATGCCGATATCCACAAGTCGCTGGAGGTCAACCGCAGCCTGCTGAGCCAGGATAACTTGCTGCAGGCGGCGCGGGCGCTGCTGCAGGCGCGCATGATTTATGCCTTTGGCATGGGCGGCGGCTCGACTATGCTGTCGGATGAGGCTCGTTACCGGCTGGTGCGCCTGGGGCGGCCGGTGGCCACTTACCACGACGCTATGTTGCAGAAAATGGTGGCGGCGACGCTCGACAAGGACGACGTGATCCTGGCTCTGTCGACCACCGGCAACGTGCCCGAACTCAACGCCAGCTGCGCCATCGCCAAGGAATACGGAGTGCGGCTGGTGGCGATCACCGCCCTCGGTTCGCCGCTGGCGGCGATGGCCGATGTGCTGCTGCCGCTGAAGTCGCTGGAAACCGATTTCATTTTCAAGCCCTCGTCGTCGCGCTACGCCATGATGATGGCGCTGGACGTGCTGATGACCGAGTTGGCATTGCTGCAAAAGGACCACAGCCAGGAGTTGCTGCGGCGCCTGAAATTCACACTGGATACACATCGCGGCGGCGGCAATCGCGAGCCGTTGGGAGACTGA
- a CDS encoding N-acyl-D-amino-acid deacylase family protein — protein sequence MSTDSNALPTPGCTPSCDTLIRNVSVIDGSGSAAYVADVALAGGRILHIEPHGNASAGALSGWQAQQVVDGSGKVLSPGFIDVHTHDDTNVIRTPNMLPKLSQGVTTVVVGNCGISAAPVSLKAEPPDPMNLLGEASAFSYPTFASYVDAVNQAQPAINVAALIGHTALRSNQMDRLDRAATATEIAAMCEQLREALEHGALGLSTGLAYGNAINAPTAEVLALAEPLAEAGAIYATHLRSEFADILEAMDEAFRIGKHARVPVVISHLKCAGVENWGRSGEVLEALEQAQRYQPVGCDCYPYTASSSTLDLKQVTDTIDIMVTWSEPEPAMGGKLLADIAAEWQVDLMAAARRLQPAGAVYHCMQDDDVNRILSHPASVVGSDGLPNDPLPHPRLWGAFPRVLGYYSREQKLFPLAVAIRKMTGLSAERFGLAERGLVREGYWADLVLFDAETVRDAATFSDPMQPAEGIDAVWVNGALSYLGGAQKAPTELRAGRFLARQAGVSGVLAS from the coding sequence ATGAGCACTGATTCAAATGCATTGCCGACGCCAGGCTGCACGCCAAGCTGCGATACCCTGATTCGCAACGTGTCGGTGATCGACGGCAGCGGCAGCGCGGCGTATGTCGCCGATGTGGCCCTGGCCGGCGGCCGCATCCTGCATATCGAACCGCACGGCAACGCCAGCGCCGGCGCGCTTTCCGGCTGGCAGGCGCAGCAGGTGGTCGACGGCAGCGGCAAGGTCTTGAGCCCCGGCTTCATCGACGTCCACACGCACGACGACACCAACGTGATCCGCACGCCGAACATGCTGCCGAAACTGTCGCAGGGCGTCACCACCGTGGTGGTCGGTAATTGCGGCATCAGCGCCGCGCCGGTCAGCCTCAAGGCGGAGCCGCCGGATCCGATGAACCTGCTGGGCGAAGCGAGCGCTTTCAGCTATCCGACTTTTGCTTCCTATGTCGACGCGGTGAACCAGGCCCAGCCGGCGATCAATGTCGCCGCCCTGATCGGCCATACCGCCTTGCGCAGCAACCAGATGGACCGGCTCGACCGCGCCGCCACCGCAACCGAAATCGCCGCCATGTGCGAGCAGTTGCGCGAAGCATTGGAGCATGGCGCGCTTGGGCTCAGCACCGGCCTGGCCTACGGCAATGCGATCAACGCGCCGACCGCCGAAGTGCTGGCGCTGGCGGAACCGCTGGCCGAGGCCGGCGCCATCTACGCCACCCATCTGCGCAGCGAATTCGCCGATATCCTGGAAGCCATGGATGAGGCGTTCCGGATCGGCAAGCATGCCCGGGTGCCGGTGGTGATTTCGCACCTGAAATGCGCCGGCGTCGAAAACTGGGGCCGCAGCGGCGAAGTGCTGGAGGCGCTGGAGCAGGCGCAGCGCTACCAGCCGGTCGGCTGCGACTGTTATCCCTACACCGCCAGTTCCTCCACCCTGGATTTGAAGCAGGTGACCGACACCATCGACATCATGGTGACCTGGTCGGAACCGGAACCGGCCATGGGCGGCAAGCTGCTGGCCGACATCGCCGCCGAATGGCAGGTCGACCTGATGGCGGCGGCGCGCCGCCTGCAGCCGGCCGGCGCGGTCTATCACTGCATGCAGGACGACGACGTCAACCGCATCCTGAGCCATCCGGCCAGCGTGGTCGGTTCCGACGGCCTGCCTAACGATCCCTTGCCGCATCCGCGCCTGTGGGGCGCCTTTCCGCGCGTGCTGGGTTATTACAGCCGCGAACAGAAACTGTTCCCGCTGGCTGTGGCGATCCGCAAGATGACCGGCTTGTCGGCGGAACGTTTCGGCCTGGCCGAACGCGGCCTGGTGCGCGAAGGGTATTGGGCCGACCTGGTGCTGTTCGATGCGGAGACCGTGCGCGACGCCGCCACCTTCTCCGATCCGATGCAGCCGGCCGAAGGCATCGATGCGGTGTGGGTGAATGGCGCTTTGTCTTACCTGGGCGGCGCGCAAAAAGCGCCGACCGAATTGCGGGCAGGGCGTTTCCTGGCGCGCCAGGCCGGCGTCAGCGGCGTACTGGCAAGTTGA
- a CDS encoding RidA family protein, with protein MTIKRYGVEGGSGTGGQHLPFARAVEADGWLYVSGQVAMVDGEVIDGGIVAQSHKTIQNVLAILKEAGYGPEHVVRCGVWLDDTRDFQSFNRVFKEYFGANPPARACVQSSMVVDCKVEVDCIAYKK; from the coding sequence ATGACAATCAAACGATATGGTGTTGAAGGTGGTTCGGGAACCGGCGGCCAGCATTTGCCGTTCGCGCGTGCGGTGGAAGCCGACGGCTGGCTGTATGTTTCCGGCCAGGTGGCGATGGTGGACGGCGAAGTGATCGACGGCGGCATCGTCGCTCAGTCGCACAAGACCATCCAGAACGTGCTGGCGATCCTGAAAGAAGCCGGCTACGGCCCGGAGCATGTGGTGCGTTGCGGCGTCTGGCTCGACGATACCCGCGATTTCCAATCGTTCAACCGGGTCTTCAAGGAGTATTTTGGCGCCAATCCGCCTGCCCGCGCTTGCGTGCAGTCGAGCATGGTGGTCGATTGCAAGGTGGAAGTGGATTGCATCGCTTATAAAAAATAA